AAGATGTTTCCATCGACATCAAGAAGCGTAACATGCTTCGTGTCCTTGTGAACACAGCAGGTGATATCATCTGTAACGGTGAAGAAGTGACTCTTGTTCAACTCAAGAACAAAGTCAAAGAGTTTGTCCTCAATGAGAATAATGACCCCGATCTGCCTGAACTCGAAGAGATCGATATCCCTCTCATCGGTAAGGTAGCAGTCACTAAGTACCATGTCGTCTCTCTTACAAATGTCGTCGATACCAAGTATCATGACTATATCGCTGTCCAAAATGAGATCGCGAGAGCTTATAGAGAGCTACGTGATGATTATGCAATGAGGAAGTGGGGTAAGAAGATGGAAGAGCTTAGCCAAGAACAGCAAGAGGCTCTCATCGACCTTTATCCTCAGAAAATCTCAGAAGCTAACCCTAAAGAATACGGAAAGAAATAATGAGCAAGTTTACGAAAGGTAATACCCGCGAAATGCCTGAGCTAAATACGTCGTCTCTACCTGACTTGGTATTTGCGTTCCTATTCTTTATCATGATGGTAACATCTATGAGGGAAGTGACTAAGATGGTGGATTTGACTTTGCCCGTAGCGACAGAGCTCACTACTTTGGAGAAGAAGTCTCTTGCGACATACATCTACATGGGTAAGCCACAGCAGATGTATCAGGCGAAGTATGGTACTGAAACTCAAATTCAGTTGAATGACAAGTTTGCAAGTCCTAATGAGATCTTCGACTTCATCGCCCAAGAAAAGGCGTCAAAGCGTGAAGCTGAAGCTGCTCTGATGACTACCGTCCTCAAGATCGACAAGAATGCGAAGATGGGTATCGTCACAGAAGTGAAGCAAAAGCTCAGAGATGCAGATGCATTGAAGATTATCTACGCTGCACAGCAAGGCGCAGACAGATAACAAACATATTGATCAAGCAATATAACGGAAATAGCCCGGCAGGTACAGTCACCTGTCGGGCTATTTCTTTTTATTTTATATGAGGGGCACCTTTGGCGGAATCAGCCCTTTGAGCATAAAAGGGTGCAAGATCTTGTGAAGATATTGGGCTGAAATACTCTTGGGATAACTCCTCTTTCTATCCTTATAATTTCTTCAACATAACGTAGTCGTGCTCATTCTCTTTGACGACTTGAAATCCGCTACGCAAGTACATATGGGATGCGAAGTTGGCTTTCTGTACAGAGAGTGAGACTTGATGATATCCTGCTGCACGAAGCCGATCAAGCAATGTCTTCCAAAGTCGTGTGCCGATCCCTTGACCACGAAAATCCGGATACAGGGAGATAGATAGCGACGGTGTTTCGTCATCGATGTGCCCATAGTCTTTGATGATGCGTGCCCATGCTGCGCCGATTACCTTTCCGTCGACTTCGGCCACAACTGCCGTGTCTGCAGCTTTGCTTCCGAATTCGTCTATGTATATGGATAGTTCGGGGTGAAAGATGATCTCATACGGAGGGGGCTCCACTCCTTCGGGAATGAAAATAGCTTCGTACAGGAAGTTCGCCAATGTCGGATGTTCATCGGGGTGTATGTCTCGAAAAATGACATTCTGATCCATAAACGTAAAGATTGTGATTAAACGCCTCATACCTCTTGATAGTAGAGTCACTTCACAAATCTATATATAAAATCGTGAGGGGCAATGAAAGGGGAGGCTTCATTGCCAACTTCGAGGGCCGGCATCATCCTCGACAATAAATTGTAATATCGTCAAGTCGGATGAGCCGGATTGCCAAGGGAAATAGTTCTTGGGGAGATCTTTTTGTTGAGGAATGTAGTGGATACAAAAAAGGTCGTGCAAAATGTTGCACGACCTCTCTTGGTATATCTGAGTTGTTCGGAAGGAAGTTATTGCAGCGTGAATGAACTGCGGCCTACAAGATAGCCGTCTGCAAAGATTTCAAGTCTGTATGTCCCCTCTGAAAGGTATTCGTCGATATCCCAATACATGTCAAGAGAAGTTGCTTCTCCTGTGTATTCGATCTGTCTGGAGATCGAGTAGGGGATCTCGCCACCTTCAAAGCTGAATGTCCCGTATGTGGACTTGAGGAGGAGTGTGTCGTCAGGTTTGTAGAGACGTACATAGACGTTTTTCATCCCGGGCTCAGTCGTGATGTTTTGGTCGATGGAGAAGGAGATCTTGAACTGTTTCATCTTCTTGATGCGTTTTGTCGTCTTACCCTTGTCGGTGAGGTAGTCGACGCGGATGTTCGACACAACCAGTTTGCTTGCCAGTTCGACTTGTTTTGTGAGTCGTTGCTTCTCTTCTTGAAGTTGGTTGCGCTGTGTACTGACCTGATGGATTTGGGCTTTTACTTCTTTGTTCTCTGTGCGCAGGGCTTGATTGGCTGCATTGAGTGAATCAATCTGAGCGACATAGTTGCGCATGATCTTACGTAGAGTCTGGAGTTCTCTTTTGAGTTCATTGATGCGTTGGGCATTGGTGCTCTTGACGGTCTTGAGTTCCTCCATGAGGCGTTGGACCTTTGCTTGTTCGTTGGATAGCTGAGCGACGAGAGAGTCATTGTTGATTGAGAACTTGTATCCCTCATACTGGAGCGAAAGCTCGTTGTACTCTTCTTCAAGAAACTGGCGGTCCAGCTCACTTTGAGCTGTGATATTGTCGATGGTCTTACCTTGCTGCCAGAGCTTGTATCCTCCTCCAATGATGATCAGGATGAGAAGGGCGATGCCTACAATGAGCCCTGCCTGACGCTGTCTCTGTTTGTTTTCGCTTTGTTCGTTCATGTTATAATTGATTTTTATTTTGTCTTTTTGAATTGTCCCATTTCCCATGTGTACCGGATTCCCTCAGGAGCAAGAAGTGCCATAAGTTTCGGATGTAGCTTTTGTGCCACCTGGTCATCGAAGGTCGACAACCTCATGATGACGCCATCTTCATCTGGCAAAAAAACAGCGTAGGTGTCTATATGTCCCCGCTCTACCATAGCGTTTTTGAACACAAGAAGGGTACTGTCTTTCGGATTTTGGAGGAAGTCTGAGGCTTCCGGTCGAGCGATGATGAGCTCTGTCGGGAGTTCTTTCCATGTACTGTCATAAAACTTCATGATCGACTGTTTCGGCGCGATCTTGGAAGTGACGATCATCCCCATGACAACCGTCCCCTCTTCTGTGTACAGGCGTTTGTACTGCACATCTGTACTCTTGTCCAAAACGACGTGTATGTACGAAGGGGTGAGGGTCTGTATGAAAGAAGAGGCACCAAGGGCATTTTCGGTCAAAGGAAGTGACTGCTTGGCCCTCTCTCTCTGGGTAAGGTGATTTTCTATAAGCTTTGCTCTCGAACTCTTGGGTAAGATCGGGAGTATGTGCTTGGGAAGGTCTACGAAGATATCCCTCATCTCTTGCGCATAAACTCTGCTCTCACCTCCGAGGGTCAGTGTAAATAGCATTGCAGTGTATAAAAAAGATCGTCTCATCAGCGTAAAATATTGTGTTTGAAACATGGCAAAGATACATAAATGTGTATTATTTTGCTATGTTGAGGTCTTTGAGAGAGTTATCTGATGTTAAATTTGATGAAACGTGCCGAGTTTGGCTTCAAAAGAGACAAAAAAGAGCGTAAAACGACCTCTTCGTTTGCTTTTTAGATGCCAATAAAGGTATTTGAAAGAGATATTTTATATTATATTATGACCTTGTGGGATGAGCTGAACTATAGATTGTTGTAAAAATGTCGTATATTTGCAACGGTAAAGGTATGAAATGTATTTTCGTGGCAATTTGTTCCCCTTTTTTATTTCAAACATAGTGTCAATAGGTTATGGGGATGGGCCGGTAAATATTTGTAATGTAATATTTTAGATTAGATGAAACCAGTAGATATTGAACGTCATTGGGGCTGTAAGCATTTTGCTCAGGGTAGTAAGTGTTGCTTTACAACAAAAGTGTATGCAAAGGACGAACGTGTCCAACTGCAGTCAGAGAAGGGGATGATGATGATTTTCGTTGAGGATGGTGCCATAAACTATTCGCTCAATGATGCCCCTATCGTGAAGGTCGATCAGGACTTTATCCTCTTGTTGGATAAGGACAGTAAAATCGTGTTTAGATTCTATCAGTCTTGCAGGTTGAGCGTATTCTCGTTCGATGAGCCTGCGAGGTTGTGTGATAACTATGATATCAATAAGCTTAAGAGGTTTGCTCCGACAGTGATGGAGGTGACGACTTTGCCGATCCTGCCTCCGCTTGATCTTGCTCTCAAGTCTACAGAGATGTATTACGAGGCCGGCTTGAACTGCGGTGTCGTCATGGAAGCAAAGCTCAAGGAGTTCTTCTTCCTTCTTTCGGCATATTATACCCCCGAAGAGCTGGGTCGTTTCTTGGCTCCACTCTTGAGAGAAGAAGTCGACTTCAAGGAGTTTGTGATGAATAACTTCTCAAAGGTAAGCACCGTCCAGGAGTTGGCTCAACTCAGAAATATGTCGTTGAGGGTATTCAACAAGACCTTCAAAGATACTTTCAATATGCCTCCTTATCAGTGGATGTTGGCTCAGAAAGGGGTCTTGATCGAGAAGAAATTGGCTCAGAAGTCAGTCTCGTTCGCAGAGATTATCGAAGAGTTTGGCTTTTCTTCACCATCCCATTTCACGGTGTATTGTCGTCGCCAATTCGGTATGACTCCTACACAAAAGCGTAGAGAGCTTACAGATGAGAGCTATCACAAAAAGAAAAACGAAGCGTAATATAACTGCTGAGTAATTAGAAGATTAGGAGGAGAAGTGGTGTCTTTGGTAGCCCTTCTTCTCCTTTCTTTATTCTACGAGTGAAGCCCAAAGAGGGTGTGTAATCATATTTTTTATGTACATTTGCTTGCAGACAACCTTACTGAAAGGTATATGGAAACGAATAACAAGATCAAGAAACTCTCTGATCGTCTTGTCGCGGTAATGCGCGAAATGGATACATTGAGAGGAGAGTTATTGGAAATAAATAAAGACCTTGAGGCTCTTTCTGGCCAAGCAGAAGTCTCAGGTGTGGATGCAAGCAGTGTGGATGATGTATTTGTTGGGGTAGGTGCTATGCCTACGTTCGCTCCTTTACATTCGGAATCGATTGTTGCCGAGACCTCTCCTGTCGTGGATCGTCCCAATTATGGGAAGAAGAAGTTGAGCGACTTTGTCAGTGTCATAGACATGTTCAGGTTTCAGCGCGAACTCTTCGGTGACGATGCTCACGAGATGGCAAGAGTGTTTGAGGAGCTGGAGCAGATGAATACTCAGTCTGAGGCTTTGACTTACATCTCAGATATACTCAATCTGGATCATTCTCACGAGACTGTGAGTGATCTATTGAAACTGACTGCATCGTATTACTCAGACGATCACTGAGATTATCAATCTAAATTTTCAGTCTACATCAGATGAACCCACTCATAGTCATACCAACACCTATCGGTAATCTGGAGGATATCACCCTCAGAGCCATTCGTTGTATGCGTGAGGCTGAACTCATCGTAGCTGAAGATACCCGCACCACCCAACGACTCCTCAAGGCTTATGAGATAGATACACCAGTCAGGAGCTATCATATGCATAACGAGCATAGCGTGGCTTCGGGTATTGTGGAGCAGATACAGCTTGGGCACAAAGTAGCCTTGGTCTCGGATGCCGGTACTCCTGGTATTTCCGATCCCGGTTTCTTCTTGGTGCGTGAGTGTGTCGAAGCCGGTATCGACGTGGTGTGTCTACCGGGTGCTACTGCACTGATCCCTGCAGTAGTGGGGTCAGGACTTCCTTGTGACAAGTTTTACTTCGAAGGCTTTTTGCCACATAAGAAGGGGCGGAAGTCTCGTCTGGAGAGTATTGCCGGCAGAGATGTGACAACAATCCTCTATGAGGCTCCTACGAGGCTCGTGAAGCTCCTTGAACAAGCTTTGGATATCCTCGGTGCTGACAGAGAAATCGCAGTTGTGAGGGAATTGTCTAAGATCCACGAGGAGTACATCAGAGGCTCGGTAGAGACGGTCTTGAAGCACTTCCGTGAGCATACCCCACTTGGAGAGATTGTGGTCGTGATCAGTCCTAAAGAAAAAGAGATAACACAACATGTAAATAAGTATCAACATCTTAATCAGGAATAATATGAAAAAGTTGAATTTTATTTTACTATGCGCATTCGTAGCGTTGTTCACTACTTCTTGTGGTGAGAACTCATCGGCTTATAAGAAATTGCAGAAACAGTATGACTCTCTCATGACAGTCTCAGCCACTGCAGATCAAAATCTTGAAGAGATGCTTTCGATCATCAACGAAGTCGAGCAGAACTTCCAAGACATAAGAGAAGCTGAAAACTATGTCACCATCAAGAGAAAGAGTGGCGAACTCAATGCTTCTACTCGTGAAGAGATCCGCAACAACATGAAGATCTTCACCGAAAACCTCAAGAAGAGTAGAGAACAGATCAATAAGCTCAACGAAGAGCTACAGAAGAATAATATCCGCTCAAAGTCACTCGCTGCAAAGATCAAACAGATGACCAAGCAGCTTGAGACTAAGGAGGCGGAGATCGAGAACCTTCGTAAGGAACTCGAAGCGCGTGATATCCGCATCACAGAACTTGACAATGCTGTCGCTGACCTATCGAAGAATGTCGAAGATCTCACTATGGAAAATAGGGAGAGAGAGGAAATCATGAAGAAGCAAGACAGCGACCTTAATACTGCGTACTATTGTTTCGGTAGTGTCGCGGAGCTCAAGGAGCATAAGATTATCTCCGGAGGTGGTCTTTTTTCAAGTGCAAAGGTCCTTCCTGAAGGTTTCAACAAGGACTATTTCTTGCCTGTCGACATCAGAGAGTTGACTTCTATTCCTCTCTATGCACCTAAGGCGAGAGTTCGCACTCAACACCCTTCTTCTTCTTATGAGTTTGTGAAGGATAGCGAGGGTAAGATGACCTTGAACATCCTTAATCCTAAGGAGTTTTGGAGTTTAAGCAGATATCTTGTTGTTGAGGTAAAT
This is a stretch of genomic DNA from Porphyromonas cangingivalis. It encodes these proteins:
- a CDS encoding DUF3256 family protein, whose product is MRRSFLYTAMLFTLTLGGESRVYAQEMRDIFVDLPKHILPILPKSSRAKLIENHLTQRERAKQSLPLTENALGASSFIQTLTPSYIHVVLDKSTDVQYKRLYTEEGTVVMGMIVTSKIAPKQSIMKFYDSTWKELPTELIIARPEASDFLQNPKDSTLLVFKNAMVERGHIDTYAVFLPDEDGVIMRLSTFDDQVAQKLHPKLMALLAPEGIRYTWEMGQFKKTK
- a CDS encoding helix-turn-helix domain-containing protein, whose product is MKPVDIERHWGCKHFAQGSKCCFTTKVYAKDERVQLQSEKGMMMIFVEDGAINYSLNDAPIVKVDQDFILLLDKDSKIVFRFYQSCRLSVFSFDEPARLCDNYDINKLKRFAPTVMEVTTLPILPPLDLALKSTEMYYEAGLNCGVVMEAKLKEFFFLLSAYYTPEELGRFLAPLLREEVDFKEFVMNNFSKVSTVQELAQLRNMSLRVFNKTFKDTFNMPPYQWMLAQKGVLIEKKLAQKSVSFAEIIEEFGFSSPSHFTVYCRRQFGMTPTQKRRELTDESYHKKKNEA
- a CDS encoding ExbD/TolR family protein, whose translation is MSKFTKGNTREMPELNTSSLPDLVFAFLFFIMMVTSMREVTKMVDLTLPVATELTTLEKKSLATYIYMGKPQQMYQAKYGTETQIQLNDKFASPNEIFDFIAQEKASKREAEAALMTTVLKIDKNAKMGIVTEVKQKLRDADALKIIYAAQQGADR
- a CDS encoding ExbD/TolR family protein, whose translation is MAKRKVPSINGSSSADIAFMLLIFFLVTSSMGSDKGLPRQLPPAVPPDQDVSIDIKKRNMLRVLVNTAGDIICNGEEVTLVQLKNKVKEFVLNENNDPDLPELEEIDIPLIGKVAVTKYHVVSLTNVVDTKYHDYIAVQNEIARAYRELRDDYAMRKWGKKMEELSQEQQEALIDLYPQKISEANPKEYGKK
- a CDS encoding GNAT family N-acetyltransferase; amino-acid sequence: MDQNVIFRDIHPDEHPTLANFLYEAIFIPEGVEPPPYEIIFHPELSIYIDEFGSKAADTAVVAEVDGKVIGAAWARIIKDYGHIDDETPSLSISLYPDFRGQGIGTRLWKTLLDRLRAAGYHQVSLSVQKANFASHMYLRSGFQVVKENEHDYVMLKKL
- the rsmI gene encoding 16S rRNA (cytidine(1402)-2'-O)-methyltransferase, which codes for MNPLIVIPTPIGNLEDITLRAIRCMREAELIVAEDTRTTQRLLKAYEIDTPVRSYHMHNEHSVASGIVEQIQLGHKVALVSDAGTPGISDPGFFLVRECVEAGIDVVCLPGATALIPAVVGSGLPCDKFYFEGFLPHKKGRKSRLESIAGRDVTTILYEAPTRLVKLLEQALDILGADREIAVVRELSKIHEEYIRGSVETVLKHFREHTPLGEIVVVISPKEKEITQHVNKYQHLNQE